In one Aeromicrobium wangtongii genomic region, the following are encoded:
- a CDS encoding glycosyltransferase family 2 protein — translation MRIAVVTVVHGRHGHLLLQHEGLAASRRPADHRVVVAMDDPQLERWRPAAPPVPDVVSVEGDDRGLPLARARNVGARRALSAGAEALIFLDVDCIPSPELIGSYERVLADPRTADDVVCGAVTYLPPPPEGGYRLEEVAHMGEPHRARPCPPPGQVDRGHDRYDLFWSLSFAVSAQTWHRLGGFEESYVGYGGEDTDFGRVAQSAGIALTWVGGADAFHQHHPVSRPPVEHVDDIVRNATIFRRRWGSWPMQGWLDALVARELVTRRPDGSYAVASALDSVLDVER, via the coding sequence GTGAGGATCGCGGTCGTCACGGTCGTCCACGGCCGCCACGGGCACCTGTTGTTGCAGCACGAAGGGCTCGCGGCCTCACGGCGTCCCGCCGATCACCGGGTGGTGGTGGCGATGGACGATCCGCAGCTCGAGCGGTGGCGTCCTGCGGCTCCACCGGTCCCCGACGTGGTGTCCGTCGAGGGCGACGACCGGGGGCTGCCGCTCGCGCGGGCCCGCAACGTCGGCGCCCGCCGGGCTCTCTCGGCAGGCGCCGAGGCGCTGATCTTCCTGGACGTCGACTGCATCCCGTCACCCGAGCTGATCGGCAGCTACGAGCGGGTGCTGGCCGATCCACGGACCGCCGACGACGTGGTGTGCGGGGCAGTCACCTATCTGCCGCCTCCGCCGGAGGGCGGGTACCGGCTGGAGGAGGTCGCCCACATGGGTGAGCCGCACCGGGCCAGGCCGTGCCCGCCTCCGGGACAGGTCGACCGAGGACACGACCGGTACGACCTGTTCTGGTCGTTGTCGTTCGCGGTGTCGGCACAGACCTGGCACCGGCTCGGTGGCTTCGAGGAGTCGTACGTCGGGTACGGCGGAGAGGACACCGACTTCGGGCGGGTGGCGCAGTCGGCGGGCATCGCGCTCACGTGGGTCGGTGGCGCCGACGCCTTCCACCAGCACCACCCGGTCAGCCGCCCCCCGGTCGAGCACGTCGACGACATCGTGCGCAATGCGACGATCTTCCGGCGCCGCTGGGGCAGCTGGCCGATGCAGGGCTGGCTCGACGCCCTGGTGGCGCGTGAGCTGGTGACCCGGCGGCCCGACGGCTCGTACGCCGTGGCGTCAGCGCTCGACAGCGTCCTCGATGTCGAACGCTGA
- a CDS encoding glycosyltransferase: MIGYYVHHHGQGHVHRATAIAAALETPVVGLSSLPRPPAWRGPWVELPRDDDGDTMVDAQAHGQLHWVPEHHGGLRARMAEVSAWIANVEPQLMVVDVSVEVSLLARLHGVPVVTVVLPGDRCDPAHQLVHSVARRLLAVWPPEARRLLRGVDEESDRLVRVGGMSRFDGRPIVLAAGRPSRRRVVVLAGAGGTDVTAEHLDRAMEQTTSWEWTVLGGPGAWVDDPWDLLCGADVVVSHAGQNAIAEIAAARRPAVVIPQPRPFGEQDVMAAGLAEGHWPVVVRGGFPATGWEELLDSAAGLDGLQWQGWNDGGGAARAAALIEAEARATMPESR; the protein is encoded by the coding sequence GTGATCGGGTACTACGTGCACCACCACGGACAGGGCCACGTGCACCGGGCGACAGCGATCGCCGCGGCCCTCGAGACGCCGGTCGTGGGTCTGAGCTCGCTGCCCAGGCCGCCTGCCTGGCGCGGACCATGGGTCGAGCTGCCGCGCGACGACGACGGCGACACGATGGTCGACGCCCAGGCCCACGGGCAGCTGCACTGGGTCCCGGAGCACCACGGTGGGCTGCGTGCCCGGATGGCGGAGGTGTCCGCCTGGATCGCCAATGTCGAACCCCAGCTCATGGTCGTGGACGTCTCCGTCGAGGTCTCGCTGCTCGCCCGCCTGCACGGCGTGCCCGTCGTGACGGTGGTCCTGCCCGGTGATCGGTGCGATCCGGCGCACCAGCTGGTGCACTCGGTCGCGCGCCGGTTGCTCGCGGTGTGGCCCCCCGAGGCGCGTCGCCTGCTGCGGGGCGTCGATGAGGAGTCCGACCGGCTGGTCCGGGTCGGCGGGATGTCACGGTTCGACGGGCGGCCGATCGTCCTCGCGGCGGGTCGCCCGTCGAGGCGGCGCGTCGTGGTCCTGGCCGGTGCCGGCGGCACGGACGTGACCGCCGAGCACCTCGACCGGGCGATGGAGCAGACGACCAGCTGGGAGTGGACGGTGCTGGGCGGGCCGGGCGCCTGGGTCGACGACCCGTGGGACCTGCTGTGCGGCGCCGATGTCGTCGTCAGCCACGCCGGCCAGAACGCGATCGCCGAGATCGCCGCCGCCAGGCGCCCCGCGGTCGTGATCCCGCAGCCGCGGCCGTTCGGCGAGCAGGACGTCATGGCCGCCGGACTGGCCGAAGGCCATTGGCCGGTCGTGGTGCGCGGCGGCTTCCCCGCCACCGGCTGGGAGGAGCTGCTCGACTCCGCGGCCGGTCTCGACGGGCTGCAGTGGCAGGGCTGGAACGACGGCGGTGGTGCGGCCCGGGCCGCCGCCCTGATCGAGGCCGAGGCGCGCGCGACGATGCCGGAGTCGCGGTGA
- a CDS encoding glycosyltransferase: MRVCLIASSRFPVREPYQGGLEAHTATLAAALIARGHHVSLFAAPGSDPRLNVEELEVDTFEPSAAARQDVGSPPRMWMQEHHAYLRLMLELIATGAERFDVIHNNSLHHLPVAMARALAVPMISSLHTPPLAWLESAMSLAGDEVTFTAVSDHTARAWSHAVDARVIRNGVDTQCWSPGPGGPRAVWTGRLVPEKAPHLAIRAARAAGIDLVLAGARLDPGYFDREVAPLLDRHVEYAGHLSSHELGELVGGSAVAIVSPTWDEPYGLVAAEAMSCGTPVAAFARGAMPEIVAPVGGTLAVPGDVQSLADAVRSAGRLDRGRVRAHAVDRLGIDPMVDGYERVYEQVGGEAA; encoded by the coding sequence ATGAGGGTCTGCCTCATCGCGTCGAGCCGGTTCCCGGTCCGTGAGCCGTACCAAGGTGGCCTCGAGGCGCACACCGCCACCTTGGCAGCCGCTCTCATCGCCCGGGGGCACCACGTCAGTCTGTTCGCCGCTCCCGGGTCCGATCCGCGGCTCAACGTCGAGGAGCTTGAGGTCGACACCTTCGAGCCCAGTGCGGCCGCCCGCCAGGACGTCGGCTCCCCACCCCGCATGTGGATGCAGGAGCACCACGCGTACCTGCGCCTGATGCTGGAGCTGATCGCCACGGGAGCGGAGCGGTTCGACGTCATCCACAACAACTCGCTGCACCACCTGCCGGTCGCGATGGCGCGGGCCCTCGCCGTGCCGATGATCTCCAGCCTGCACACCCCTCCGTTGGCCTGGCTGGAGTCGGCGATGTCGCTGGCCGGCGACGAGGTGACGTTCACGGCGGTCAGCGACCACACGGCACGAGCGTGGTCGCACGCCGTGGACGCCCGGGTGATCCGCAACGGCGTCGACACGCAGTGCTGGAGCCCGGGCCCCGGGGGACCGCGGGCGGTGTGGACCGGACGTCTGGTGCCGGAGAAGGCGCCCCACCTGGCCATCCGCGCAGCCCGGGCCGCAGGGATCGACCTCGTGCTGGCGGGGGCACGCCTCGATCCGGGCTACTTCGACCGCGAGGTGGCCCCGCTGCTGGATCGCCACGTCGAGTACGCGGGGCACCTGTCGAGCCACGAGCTGGGTGAGCTGGTCGGCGGCTCGGCGGTCGCCATCGTGTCGCCGACCTGGGACGAGCCGTACGGGCTGGTGGCCGCGGAGGCGATGTCCTGCGGCACGCCGGTGGCAGCCTTCGCCCGCGGTGCGATGCCCGAGATCGTCGCGCCGGTCGGCGGCACGCTGGCCGTGCCCGGCGACGTGCAGTCACTGGCCGATGCCGTGCGCAGCGCCGGCCGGCTGGACCGCGGGCGGGTCCGCGCGCATGCGGTCGACCGGCTCGGCATCGACCCGATGGTCGACGGCTACGAGCGGGTGTACGAGCAGGTCGGCGGGGAGGCGGCGTGA
- a CDS encoding glycosyltransferase family protein, which translates to MATDLSAPLVRDAEPTPIRVASVPSSHVYVRHLSPPGDATDGVRRLPDPVPSGAAPQSRWWPPAMLEADWVHAHHDDFDVFHIHFGFDARTPQQLTDLVDALGAHGKPLVLTVHDLRNPHHAGREEHDAQLDVLVPAAQALITLTPGAAAQIRHRWGRRAQVIGHPHVVELDDMARWRAMRTRHVPFRIGLHVKSLRASMDPAAVLPALVRAADEIGDAVVQVDGHRDVLETAGARYDRRLADQVRSYGDRIDLRVHDYFDDQELWAYLASLDVSVLPYRFGTHSGWLEACRDLETQVIAPTCGYYAEQGPVHSYVMDEERWDEDSLVEAVHRAHRSRPSHVTVAERERQRYETALAHRTLYDTLLA; encoded by the coding sequence ATGGCCACCGACCTGTCGGCCCCGCTCGTCAGAGATGCCGAACCCACTCCGATCCGGGTGGCGTCCGTCCCCTCGTCGCACGTGTACGTCCGTCACCTCTCGCCACCGGGAGACGCCACCGACGGCGTGCGCCGGCTTCCGGACCCCGTCCCGTCCGGCGCCGCACCGCAGTCCCGCTGGTGGCCGCCCGCAATGCTCGAGGCCGACTGGGTGCACGCGCACCATGACGACTTCGACGTGTTCCACATCCACTTCGGCTTCGACGCGCGGACCCCGCAGCAGCTGACCGACCTGGTGGACGCCCTCGGGGCGCACGGCAAGCCGCTGGTCCTGACCGTGCACGACCTGCGCAATCCGCACCACGCCGGCCGGGAGGAGCACGACGCCCAGCTCGACGTGCTGGTGCCGGCCGCCCAGGCACTCATCACCCTGACCCCGGGCGCCGCCGCGCAGATCCGGCACCGGTGGGGACGCCGGGCGCAGGTCATCGGCCATCCCCATGTCGTCGAGCTGGACGACATGGCGCGGTGGCGGGCGATGCGGACGCGCCACGTGCCGTTCCGGATCGGTCTGCACGTCAAGAGCCTGCGCGCCAGCATGGACCCGGCGGCCGTCCTCCCCGCGTTGGTGCGCGCCGCGGACGAGATCGGCGACGCCGTCGTGCAGGTGGACGGGCACCGGGACGTCCTGGAGACCGCCGGTGCCCGCTACGACCGGCGACTGGCCGATCAGGTGCGCTCCTACGGTGACCGCATCGACCTGCGCGTCCACGACTACTTCGACGACCAGGAGCTGTGGGCCTACCTGGCCTCGCTCGACGTCTCGGTCCTGCCGTACCGATTCGGGACGCACTCGGGATGGCTCGAGGCATGTCGTGACCTGGAGACGCAGGTCATCGCACCCACCTGCGGCTACTACGCCGAGCAGGGACCGGTGCACAGCTACGTCATGGACGAGGAGCGCTGGGACGAGGACTCCCTGGTCGAGGCGGTCCACCGGGCGCACCGCTCGCGGCCCTCGCACGTGACGGTGGCCGAGCGGGAGCGACAGCGGTACGAGACCGCGCTCGCCCACCGGACCCTCTACGACACGTTGCTCGCATGA
- a CDS encoding GGDEF domain-containing protein — MLDTASLRVAFGVVAVTLLVLFYFVAYRTSRSAYCGWWCVALLLFIGGSAAYVLDGTSHQVWANPLGSTLMVGGVCAVWAGTRSLRDRPVLPALFVVAPGSTLLAAVLDDPAANDWAGGGVFLAWMTSAVALASWELWSVRPAAAVLLRRERTFSPAVRTMAVMASAFSAYYAARTVAFLTSGPDGDVFERFFGSGVTTLFTTVLLATVSFGMTSLSFERETEELRTRATRDGLTGLLNRQEFMRQAAAEWRSRARNRPGADGCLVLADLDHFKLVNDTYGHPAGDYALQAFAATCRGVVRSSDLVGRYGGEEFILFLPGITPERAEQVVVEISTRLRQTATLNGMTFPTVSYGIASVADSVDLAQAIEQADRALYEAKALGRDRVIRSERLRQEHEQA, encoded by the coding sequence GTGTTGGACACGGCGAGCCTGCGCGTGGCGTTCGGGGTCGTCGCGGTGACCCTGCTGGTCCTGTTCTACTTCGTGGCGTACCGCACCAGCCGCTCGGCGTACTGCGGGTGGTGGTGCGTGGCCCTCCTGCTGTTCATCGGCGGGTCGGCGGCCTATGTGCTGGACGGCACGTCGCACCAGGTCTGGGCCAATCCGCTGGGCAGCACCCTCATGGTGGGCGGAGTGTGCGCGGTGTGGGCAGGCACGCGCTCGTTGCGCGACCGGCCGGTGCTGCCCGCCCTGTTCGTCGTTGCTCCCGGCAGCACCCTCTTGGCCGCGGTGCTCGACGATCCGGCCGCCAACGACTGGGCCGGGGGAGGCGTCTTTCTGGCCTGGATGACCTCGGCCGTCGCGCTGGCGTCGTGGGAGCTGTGGTCGGTCCGGCCTGCGGCGGCAGTCCTGCTGCGCCGTGAGCGCACCTTCTCCCCGGCCGTGCGCACGATGGCCGTCATGGCGTCCGCCTTCAGCGCGTACTACGCGGCACGGACCGTCGCGTTCCTGACCTCCGGGCCGGACGGTGACGTCTTCGAGCGGTTCTTCGGCTCGGGCGTCACGACCCTGTTCACGACGGTGCTGCTGGCCACCGTCTCCTTCGGCATGACGTCGCTGAGCTTCGAGCGGGAGACCGAGGAGCTGCGCACCCGGGCGACGCGGGACGGGCTGACGGGACTGCTCAACCGTCAGGAGTTCATGCGCCAGGCCGCCGCCGAGTGGCGCAGCCGGGCCAGGAACCGCCCGGGCGCCGACGGCTGTCTCGTCCTGGCCGACCTGGACCACTTCAAGCTGGTCAACGACACCTATGGCCATCCCGCCGGCGACTACGCGCTGCAGGCGTTTGCGGCGACGTGTCGCGGTGTCGTACGGTCCTCCGACCTGGTGGGCCGGTACGGCGGCGAGGAGTTCATCCTGTTCCTGCCCGGCATCACCCCGGAGCGCGCCGAGCAGGTGGTGGTCGAGATCAGCACCCGGCTGCGGCAGACCGCGACGCTGAACGGCATGACGTTCCCCACCGTGAGCTACGGGATCGCCTCGGTGGCCGACAGCGTGGATCTCGCGCAGGCGATCGAGCAGGCGGACCGGGCCCTGTACGAGGCCAAGGCCCTGGGCCGCGACCGGGTGATCCGCAGCGAGCGCCTGCGCCAGGAGCACGAGCAGGCCTGA
- a CDS encoding hemerythrin domain-containing protein codes for MSAPDPHPTPTDGRPGSSPSLAGQDERRLGGTLSVLVRQKRDHVELDRLLHELGSAAPNAQDDVLRRLYRLVFSHAFAEEAVLWPVIRRVLPDGEALTLQVEREHQEVNEIVTEIEATAAGSAERQPLLDRLVAVLREDVRDEEDELLPRLQARLDVHRLRALGLAWETVRRTAPTRAHPVVARRPPGNVLAAVPLTVIDRLRDRVDRHIQHGRGPAPRLHDASRLLTRAAHAVEHAPLLRRGEDPSTAAERP; via the coding sequence ATGTCCGCTCCAGATCCGCACCCGACACCCACCGACGGCCGCCCCGGCAGTTCCCCGTCGCTGGCCGGCCAGGACGAACGCCGGCTCGGCGGCACACTGAGCGTCCTGGTGCGACAAAAACGCGACCACGTCGAGCTCGACAGGTTGCTGCACGAGCTTGGCAGCGCGGCGCCGAACGCGCAGGACGATGTCCTGCGTCGCCTGTACCGCCTGGTGTTCTCACACGCCTTCGCGGAGGAGGCCGTGCTGTGGCCCGTCATCCGGAGGGTCCTGCCCGACGGCGAGGCCCTGACGCTGCAGGTCGAGCGGGAGCACCAGGAGGTCAACGAGATCGTCACCGAGATCGAGGCGACGGCGGCCGGCTCGGCCGAGCGCCAGCCACTTCTCGACCGGCTCGTCGCGGTGCTGCGCGAGGACGTGCGCGACGAGGAGGACGAGCTGCTGCCGCGCCTGCAGGCACGGCTCGACGTCCATCGCCTGCGCGCCCTCGGCCTGGCCTGGGAGACCGTGCGGCGCACCGCCCCGACCCGGGCCCATCCGGTCGTCGCGCGCCGCCCTCCCGGCAATGTCCTCGCAGCCGTTCCACTGACCGTGATCGACCGCCTGCGTGACCGCGTCGACCGCCACATCCAGCACGGTCGCGGTCCGGCGCCGCGCCTCCACGACGCCAGCAGGCTGCTGACGCGTGCCGCGCACGCCGTCGAGCACGCCCCGCTCCTGCGTCGCGGAGAGGACCCGTCGACCGCGGCGGAGCGGCCCTGA
- a CDS encoding protein kinase domain-containing protein, translated as MSEVLNDRYELGDVVGSGGMGAVHRATDLRLGRTVAVKILRGDALADGTARARMRSEASLAASINHPGVARVFDFHEGAPSSGSPTFIVMEMIEGRSLAQLLGEHGPLPTDQVMSVVVQVAEGLQAAHDAGIVHRDLKPANIMLTPAGRTVLVDFGIARSATSDPLTSTGVLVGTADYMSPEQAAGRSATPASDLYALGVVAHHCLTGTSPFRRESQVATAVAHLNEDAPDLGGRVPQEVADLVGSLTARNPADRPTSAAAVALQAAAIGAAGAIELPATFEWTAPDVQLTETTPAVTALPGRAVAPAAGVRTRRPAKAYAGIGIFVVCLALLGVQSMRPDPNKAMVPDVVGMNVDDATARIRDAGLAVGSTSVDAGDVPAGQVVDQSPDSGRPGSRDERVELSVASGRVMLSADDVIGTTYTKAADALAEQGFEVVRQDIAGSAEPGTVLGLDRSGRLAYGSSVTLTVAVAPARTASQGSASSTSTGGAASKRAAAKKGPAAKAPAGKAHAPKGKGKPPGRK; from the coding sequence GTGAGCGAGGTCCTGAACGACCGGTACGAGCTGGGGGATGTCGTCGGCTCCGGTGGGATGGGAGCCGTCCACCGAGCGACGGATCTACGTCTGGGCCGGACGGTGGCCGTCAAGATCCTGCGCGGTGACGCCTTGGCCGACGGCACGGCCCGGGCCAGGATGCGCAGCGAGGCGAGCCTCGCCGCGTCCATCAACCATCCCGGGGTCGCCCGGGTCTTCGACTTCCACGAGGGCGCGCCTTCGAGCGGGAGCCCCACCTTCATCGTCATGGAGATGATCGAGGGGCGGTCGCTGGCCCAGCTCTTGGGCGAGCACGGACCGCTGCCGACCGATCAGGTGATGTCCGTCGTCGTGCAGGTCGCCGAGGGGCTGCAGGCCGCCCACGATGCGGGAATCGTCCATCGGGACCTGAAACCGGCCAACATCATGCTGACCCCGGCCGGCCGGACCGTGCTGGTGGACTTCGGGATCGCCCGCTCGGCGACGAGCGATCCGCTCACCAGCACCGGGGTCCTGGTCGGAACGGCCGACTACATGAGCCCGGAGCAGGCCGCCGGGCGCTCCGCGACACCGGCATCGGATCTGTACGCCCTCGGCGTCGTCGCCCACCACTGCCTCACCGGCACGTCCCCGTTCCGCCGTGAGTCCCAGGTCGCCACGGCCGTGGCCCACCTGAACGAGGACGCTCCCGACCTGGGTGGCCGGGTGCCGCAGGAGGTCGCCGACCTGGTCGGCTCGCTGACGGCCAGGAATCCTGCCGACCGGCCGACCAGCGCCGCGGCGGTCGCCCTGCAGGCGGCCGCGATCGGCGCGGCGGGCGCGATCGAGCTGCCGGCGACCTTCGAGTGGACCGCCCCGGACGTCCAGCTGACCGAGACCACTCCGGCGGTGACTGCGCTGCCGGGGCGTGCGGTGGCCCCCGCTGCGGGAGTCCGCACCCGACGCCCGGCCAAGGCCTACGCCGGGATCGGCATCTTCGTGGTCTGCCTGGCCCTCCTCGGCGTCCAGTCGATGCGGCCGGACCCGAACAAGGCGATGGTCCCCGACGTGGTCGGGATGAACGTTGACGACGCGACTGCCCGTATCCGGGACGCGGGCCTGGCCGTGGGTTCCACCTCGGTCGATGCCGGCGACGTCCCCGCCGGGCAGGTCGTCGACCAGTCACCGGACAGCGGTCGGCCCGGGTCGCGCGACGAGCGGGTGGAGCTCTCGGTCGCGTCGGGCCGGGTCATGCTCTCGGCCGATGACGTCATCGGGACGACGTACACCAAGGCCGCCGACGCACTGGCCGAGCAGGGCTTCGAGGTGGTCCGTCAGGACATCGCGGGCAGCGCCGAGCCGGGCACGGTCCTGGGCCTGGATCGCTCCGGTCGGCTGGCGTACGGATCGTCCGTCACGCTGACGGTCGCGGTGGCTCCCGCCCGGACCGCGTCGCAGGGTTCGGCGAGCTCGACCTCGACCGGGGGCGCAGCGAGCAAGCGGGCGGCGGCGAAGAAGGGTCCGGCCGCGAAGGCTCCGGCCGGCAAGGCCCACGCCCCGAAGGGGAAGGGCAAGCCACCAGGGAGGAAGTGA
- a CDS encoding ABC transporter substrate-binding protein, whose product MRRGTLRRLGIAATAVAILAAAGCSSNAGSDSSGSGSKTLTVAWTTTPSQLDPNVFTGLTWVYATDAFLATLVEYDTSVPEDQIVGVDDLKPSLAESWEVNEAGTQYTIKLRQGVKSPAGNEMTADDVVYSFERMYSNPASLQAGVLLATANVDVDKPVEKVDDYTIHYNLTAPSALAMSVLAYPIVGILDSTEVKKHATEDDKWAGAWLAQNSAGFGPYQVDTLKPDTELRLKRNPNYFDKTPYFENIVMKAVPDGSSRAQLLISGEADIASEPPIDQLKKIEDSTSANVSEQADSNRHNLSISTKNEILAKPEVRRALSHAIDREAIVGAIYQGYAAPALSPISSTLAADQPAMGEYDVALAKKELAAAGYADGFDMELSYATERPGPYAENLARLIQTDLKKVGVNVSLKAVPSAADFEEGVSKQKYESYLYSDRPSQPDAGFSLFLYSYSKSALNKSGFANAELDDLVIKALKLPTGDERTGVLASALDVLAEQEPIISLVEVPDLAGISAGLKGFRALPSGGTMFEELSRK is encoded by the coding sequence ATGCGCAGAGGAACTCTTCGTCGCCTCGGGATCGCCGCCACGGCCGTGGCGATCCTGGCTGCCGCGGGCTGCAGCTCGAACGCCGGCTCGGACTCGTCAGGTTCGGGGTCCAAGACCTTGACGGTGGCCTGGACGACGACGCCCAGCCAGCTGGACCCCAACGTGTTCACGGGCCTGACCTGGGTCTACGCGACCGATGCCTTCCTGGCGACCCTGGTGGAGTACGACACCAGCGTTCCCGAGGACCAGATCGTCGGCGTGGACGACCTGAAGCCCTCGCTGGCCGAGTCGTGGGAGGTCAACGAGGCGGGTACGCAGTACACAATCAAGCTGCGTCAGGGCGTCAAGAGTCCGGCCGGCAACGAGATGACGGCCGACGACGTCGTCTACTCCTTCGAGCGCATGTACTCCAACCCCGCCAGCCTGCAGGCCGGTGTCCTGCTCGCGACCGCCAACGTCGACGTCGACAAGCCGGTCGAGAAGGTCGACGACTACACGATCCACTACAACCTGACGGCACCGTCCGCGCTGGCGATGTCGGTGCTGGCCTATCCCATCGTCGGCATCCTGGACTCGACCGAGGTCAAGAAGCACGCGACCGAGGACGACAAATGGGCCGGCGCGTGGCTGGCGCAGAACTCGGCCGGCTTCGGGCCGTACCAGGTCGACACGCTGAAGCCGGACACGGAGCTGCGGCTCAAGCGCAACCCCAACTACTTCGACAAGACGCCCTACTTCGAGAACATCGTGATGAAGGCCGTGCCGGACGGCTCGTCCCGGGCGCAGCTGCTGATCTCGGGCGAGGCCGACATCGCCTCCGAGCCGCCGATCGACCAGCTGAAGAAGATCGAGGACAGCACCAGCGCCAACGTGTCCGAGCAGGCCGACTCCAACCGCCACAACCTGTCGATCTCGACCAAGAACGAGATCTTGGCCAAGCCCGAGGTGCGCCGCGCCCTGAGCCACGCGATCGATCGCGAGGCGATCGTCGGCGCGATCTACCAGGGCTACGCGGCCCCGGCCCTGTCCCCGATCTCCTCGACGTTGGCCGCCGACCAGCCGGCCATGGGTGAGTACGACGTGGCACTGGCCAAGAAGGAGCTCGCCGCCGCCGGGTACGCCGACGGATTCGACATGGAGCTGAGCTACGCCACAGAGCGTCCGGGACCGTACGCGGAGAACCTCGCGCGGCTGATCCAGACCGACCTGAAGAAGGTCGGCGTCAACGTCTCGCTGAAGGCCGTGCCGTCCGCGGCGGACTTCGAGGAGGGAGTCTCCAAGCAGAAGTACGAGTCCTACCTCTACAGCGACCGCCCCTCGCAGCCCGATGCCGGGTTCTCGCTGTTCCTGTACAGCTACAGCAAGTCTGCGCTGAACAAGAGCGGGTTCGCCAACGCCGAGCTGGACGACTTGGTCATCAAGGCGCTGAAGCTGCCCACCGGCGACGAGCGCACCGGCGTCCTGGCATCAGCGCTGGACGTCCTGGCCGAGCAGGAGCCCATCATCTCGCTGGTCGAGGTCCCCGACCTGGCCGGGATCTCGGCCGGGCTGAAGGGATTCCGGGCGCTGCCGTCCGGCGGCACGATGTTCGAGGAGCTCAGTCGCAAGTGA
- a CDS encoding amidase codes for MQAPHTITSALADLEAGRTTSVSLVQACLDRADALDDRLGVFLHRDRDQALAAARASDALRAAGHMPRPLEGIPLGIKDIILTADAPTTGQSATRDPVPTGDAPVVARLRAAGAVMMGKTSTMEFALGFSDPEKPFPTPANPWDTDRWTGGSSSGTGSGIQAGMFLGGLGTDTAGSIRMPAAWCGVSGHKPTYGLVPRTGVLPLAWSLDHVGPLARTAEDCARILAVLAGPDDRDRSVRPAATFDLDEVRLATRGLRIGLARDPMARSTDAVQELVREAADTFAAAGAVVSEVSLPAYDEVNDSVMLGLAAEALDYHHDEVIGRWHDFGRPTRSALLTGALLSGPDYVRTLRVRRHAQRQMARLFADVDLVIGPTATQPAPALDHLDFAEVVGMLQTHYWDGTGHPALSVPMGQVDGLPVGLQIIGRPFEDATVLDAGRRWQQLTSHHEKVAPL; via the coding sequence ATGCAGGCGCCGCACACCATCACGTCCGCCCTCGCCGATCTCGAGGCCGGACGCACCACGTCCGTGAGTCTCGTGCAGGCCTGCCTGGACCGGGCCGATGCCCTCGACGATCGGCTGGGCGTCTTCCTGCATCGCGACCGCGACCAGGCCCTCGCGGCGGCCCGTGCCAGCGACGCCCTCCGGGCGGCGGGGCACATGCCCCGGCCGCTGGAAGGCATCCCGCTGGGCATCAAGGACATCATCCTCACCGCCGACGCCCCCACCACGGGGCAGAGCGCCACCCGCGACCCGGTCCCGACAGGGGACGCCCCGGTCGTCGCGCGGCTGCGCGCCGCCGGCGCGGTCATGATGGGCAAGACCAGCACGATGGAGTTCGCGCTGGGGTTCAGCGATCCCGAGAAGCCCTTCCCGACCCCCGCCAATCCCTGGGACACCGATCGGTGGACCGGCGGCTCGAGCTCGGGCACCGGGTCAGGCATCCAGGCCGGGATGTTCCTCGGCGGCCTCGGCACCGACACCGCCGGATCGATCCGGATGCCGGCCGCATGGTGCGGCGTGAGCGGGCACAAGCCGACCTACGGGCTGGTCCCGCGCACCGGCGTCCTTCCGCTGGCCTGGTCGCTGGACCACGTCGGGCCGCTCGCCCGCACGGCCGAGGACTGCGCGCGGATCCTGGCGGTGCTGGCCGGGCCCGACGACCGCGACCGCTCAGTGCGGCCCGCAGCGACCTTCGACCTCGACGAGGTGCGGCTCGCGACCCGTGGCCTGCGCATCGGCCTGGCCCGCGACCCGATGGCCCGCTCGACGGACGCGGTGCAGGAGCTCGTCCGCGAGGCCGCGGACACCTTCGCAGCGGCGGGCGCCGTCGTCAGCGAGGTGAGCCTCCCGGCCTACGACGAGGTCAACGACTCGGTCATGCTGGGCCTCGCGGCCGAGGCGTTGGACTACCACCACGACGAGGTCATCGGCCGCTGGCACGACTTCGGGCGTCCCACGCGCTCCGCGCTGCTGACCGGCGCCCTGCTCAGCGGGCCCGACTACGTCCGCACGCTGCGGGTGCGCCGCCACGCGCAGCGGCAGATGGCACGGCTGTTCGCCGACGTCGACCTGGTCATCGGGCCCACCGCGACACAGCCGGCGCCCGCGCTGGACCATCTCGACTTCGCGGAGGTCGTCGGGATGCTGCAGACCCACTACTGGGACGGCACTGGGCATCCTGCACTGTCGGTCCCGATGGGTCAGGTCGACGGGCTGCCCGTCGGCCTGCAGATCATCGGACGCCCCTTCGAGGACGCCACGGTGCTCGACGCCGGCCGCCGCTGGCAGCAGCTGACCTCCCATCACGAGAAGGTGGCCCCTCTGTGA